The Candidatus Delongbacteria bacterium genome has a segment encoding these proteins:
- a CDS encoding outer membrane lipoprotein carrier protein LolA, translating into MTRHLLILLLWILSAQAGEGDRLLSQVRKQFEARGLWEIQFTQELISPMDHDTNRSAGRLLACPGGAFRVDLEGLHLLSDGQNLWRWETGGSQVLLERPGQSPDVLLPHQLLILLEERFRVTALKAEGPRRKRLQLAPKTSSEYMREIVLVLAQEGGQWWPADMAFSDFSDTRFRFLVKSRRSWPDRSPRKGELTFRQPAGMELIDLRAPGAAHATP; encoded by the coding sequence GTGACACGCCATCTGTTGATCCTCCTGTTGTGGATCCTGTCCGCCCAGGCCGGCGAGGGCGACCGCCTGCTCTCCCAAGTCCGCAAGCAGTTCGAGGCCCGGGGATTGTGGGAGATCCAATTCACCCAGGAACTGATCTCGCCCATGGACCACGACACCAACCGCAGCGCGGGCCGGCTGCTGGCCTGTCCGGGGGGCGCCTTCCGCGTGGACCTGGAGGGCCTGCACCTGCTCAGCGACGGCCAGAACCTCTGGCGCTGGGAGACCGGCGGCAGCCAGGTGCTGCTGGAGCGCCCGGGCCAAAGTCCCGACGTGCTGCTGCCCCACCAGTTGCTGATCCTGCTCGAAGAGCGCTTCCGCGTGACCGCGCTGAAGGCCGAAGGTCCCCGGCGCAAGCGCCTGCAGCTGGCGCCCAAGACCAGCTCGGAATACATGCGCGAGATCGTGCTGGTGCTGGCCCAGGAGGGCGGGCAGTGGTGGCCGGCGGACATGGCCTTTTCGGACTTCTCCGACACGCGCTTCCGCTTCCTGGTGAAGAGCCGCCGCTCCTGGCCCGACCGCAGCCCGCGCAAAGGCGAGCTGACCTTCCGCCAGCCCGCCGGGATGGAACTCATCGATCTGCGCGCCCCGGGAGCGGCCCATGCGACGCCATAG
- a CDS encoding DNA translocase FtsK, with translation MTARTHGPSPVTRRVLTGLALLGLSLLLLISVLFAREGLDYPGDHLLSHFGYWTSYALINFGLGHIWSVSLPILLGLLAWTLIQEGETRRLWKFGAKLFLLAMAGALSQGSIARVSGLHSAEAGGGWISGAWLAVLINQMVESTGAVGLFISLATFDLLVLAVVFRWHPGPLLARLAAGLQGLFPTLLGAWRRRALRRQLLEESRRKEAARLEQERKRAGRTPPAFVPEPTPPEPPAPAPAAAPGLPLFEEPADEDGRSGDEPPLWRRPPGGGDEGEFEITQEVVERELRFRAEGKAAEFRYTPPPVDLLADPPADEYHVTEEDLRANSEALVSCLKDFNVEARVVHVHPGPVITRYDLEPAPGVKVSRIVALADDLAMKLKAERIRIIAPVPGKGAVGIELPNKMRNTVFMKSIVNTEKFIRAASPLTVALGKTSSGEAAVADLRSMPHVLVAGQTGSGKSVCVNGIICSILLRALPTEVQFVMVDPKMIELSDYRRIADHFLAGMDGVEGEVVTDPQDAVRVMASLEVEMDNRYRYLSLTGYRSIQEFNEALESGEVGRRLEAGDLTLPGRQDRMPDKMVYLVVIIDELADLMMTAGKEIEVSIARLAQKARAVGIHLVVATQRPSVDVLTGLIKANFPARIAFAVRQKVDSKTIIDCMGADQLLGRGDMLYLASGSPEPVRMHNCLISGKEIRALLDHIRKQSRDFPKFRLPTSSEVESTRPTSAESATRDELFWEAAEQVILSQQGSVSVLQRRLRIGHSRASRLIDELELAGVVGPFDGSKARQVLVDMSWLEEQRSL, from the coding sequence GTGACGGCACGGACGCACGGACCATCCCCCGTGACCCGGCGGGTCCTGACCGGGCTGGCCCTGCTGGGGCTCAGTCTGCTCCTGCTGATCTCCGTCCTGTTCGCGCGGGAAGGCCTGGACTATCCCGGCGACCACCTGCTCTCCCACTTCGGCTACTGGACCTCTTACGCGCTGATCAACTTCGGCCTGGGCCACATCTGGTCCGTCAGCCTGCCCATCCTGCTGGGACTGCTGGCCTGGACCCTGATCCAGGAAGGCGAGACGCGCCGCCTGTGGAAGTTCGGCGCCAAGCTCTTCCTGCTGGCCATGGCGGGCGCCCTCAGCCAGGGCTCCATCGCCCGGGTGAGCGGCCTGCACAGCGCCGAGGCCGGCGGCGGCTGGATCTCCGGCGCCTGGCTGGCCGTGCTGATCAACCAGATGGTGGAGTCCACCGGCGCGGTGGGGCTGTTCATCAGCCTGGCCACCTTCGACCTGCTGGTGCTGGCCGTGGTCTTCCGCTGGCATCCCGGACCCCTGCTGGCCCGGCTGGCCGCCGGGTTGCAAGGTCTGTTCCCCACCCTTTTGGGCGCCTGGCGCCGGCGGGCCCTGCGCCGCCAGCTGCTGGAGGAGTCCCGCCGCAAGGAAGCCGCCCGCCTGGAGCAGGAACGCAAGCGCGCCGGCCGGACCCCGCCCGCGTTCGTTCCTGAGCCGACCCCGCCCGAGCCGCCCGCACCGGCGCCCGCCGCCGCCCCCGGTCTGCCCCTGTTCGAAGAGCCCGCCGACGAGGACGGCCGCTCGGGCGACGAGCCGCCGCTCTGGCGCCGACCGCCCGGCGGGGGGGACGAGGGCGAATTCGAGATCACCCAGGAGGTGGTGGAGCGCGAGCTGCGCTTCCGGGCGGAGGGCAAGGCGGCGGAGTTCCGCTACACGCCGCCCCCGGTGGATCTGCTGGCCGATCCGCCCGCCGACGAGTACCACGTCACCGAAGAGGACCTGCGGGCCAACTCCGAGGCGCTGGTGAGCTGCCTGAAGGACTTCAACGTCGAAGCCCGCGTCGTGCACGTCCATCCCGGCCCGGTCATCACGCGCTACGACCTGGAGCCCGCCCCGGGCGTCAAGGTGAGCCGCATTGTGGCCTTGGCGGACGACCTGGCCATGAAACTCAAGGCCGAGCGGATCCGCATCATCGCGCCGGTGCCGGGCAAAGGCGCCGTGGGCATCGAGCTGCCCAACAAGATGCGCAACACGGTGTTCATGAAGTCCATCGTCAACACGGAGAAGTTCATCCGCGCCGCCAGCCCGCTCACCGTGGCCCTGGGCAAGACCAGCTCGGGCGAGGCCGCCGTGGCCGACCTGCGCAGCATGCCCCACGTGCTGGTGGCCGGGCAGACGGGCTCGGGCAAGAGCGTCTGCGTGAACGGGATCATCTGCAGCATCCTGCTGCGCGCGCTGCCCACCGAGGTGCAGTTCGTGATGGTGGACCCCAAGATGATCGAGCTCTCCGACTACCGGCGCATCGCCGACCACTTCCTGGCGGGCATGGACGGCGTGGAGGGCGAGGTGGTGACGGACCCCCAGGACGCCGTCCGCGTGATGGCCTCGCTGGAAGTGGAAATGGACAACCGCTACCGCTACTTAAGCCTGACGGGCTACCGCTCGATCCAGGAGTTCAACGAGGCGCTGGAGTCCGGCGAAGTGGGCCGGCGGCTGGAGGCCGGCGACCTGACCCTGCCCGGCCGGCAGGACCGCATGCCGGACAAGATGGTCTACCTGGTGGTGATCATCGACGAGCTGGCGGACCTGATGATGACCGCGGGCAAGGAGATCGAAGTCTCCATCGCGCGGCTGGCCCAGAAGGCGCGCGCCGTGGGCATCCACTTGGTGGTGGCCACCCAGCGGCCCAGCGTGGACGTGCTCACCGGGCTGATCAAGGCCAACTTTCCGGCGCGCATCGCCTTCGCCGTGCGCCAGAAGGTGGACAGCAAGACGATCATCGACTGCATGGGCGCCGACCAGCTGCTGGGGCGGGGCGACATGCTCTACCTGGCCTCGGGCTCGCCCGAGCCCGTCCGCATGCACAACTGCCTGATCTCGGGCAAGGAGATCCGCGCGCTGCTGGACCACATCCGCAAGCAGAGCCGGGATTTCCCCAAGTTCCGGCTGCCCACCAGCAGCGAGGTGGAGAGCACGCGTCCCACCAGCGCCGAGTCCGCCACCCGGGACGAGCTGTTCTGGGAGGCCGCCGAGCAGGTGATCCTCTCCCAGCAGGGGTCGGTCTCCGTTCTGCAGCGGCGCCTGCGCATCGGGCACAGCCGGGCCAGCCGGCTCATCGACGAGCTGGAGCTGGCCGGCGTCGTGGGACCCTTCGACGGATCCAAGGCCAGGCAGGTCCTGGTGGACATGAGTTGGCTTGAGGAGCAACGCAGCCTGTGA
- a CDS encoding 2-phosphosulfolactate phosphatase, with protein MPLSIDLYFTFPQKSSTWRGANVVLIDVLRSTTSICHGMAAGCSRILPAADLGEVTELVESLGRSRVLLGGEKDARRIPGFDLGNSPAEYADPRLKGQTVVMLTGNGTVALARLRHQRVVAIAALVNLGATARWLARQEGDVVIICSGNREQFCLEDALCGGLLVRRLLDAWPEREPLLNDAARVGLALAERYGADPRAGLEESTHGRGLQSLGFGADLERCARVDELDLVPFYHDEQITLRPPAPEVEEDETAAVGEIQGSSGAEQRENQETA; from the coding sequence GTGCCGCTAAGCATCGACCTGTACTTCACCTTTCCGCAGAAAAGCAGCACCTGGCGGGGAGCGAACGTCGTCCTGATCGACGTGCTGCGCTCCACCACCTCCATCTGCCACGGCATGGCGGCGGGCTGCTCGCGCATCCTGCCCGCCGCGGACCTGGGGGAGGTCACCGAGCTGGTGGAATCCCTGGGCCGCTCGCGCGTGCTGCTGGGCGGCGAGAAGGACGCCCGGCGCATTCCGGGCTTCGATCTGGGCAACAGCCCGGCCGAGTACGCCGATCCGCGGCTCAAGGGCCAGACCGTGGTCATGCTCACGGGCAACGGCACGGTGGCCCTGGCGCGCCTGCGGCACCAGCGCGTGGTGGCGATCGCCGCCCTGGTGAACCTGGGGGCGACGGCCCGCTGGCTGGCCCGGCAGGAAGGCGACGTGGTGATCATCTGCTCGGGCAACCGCGAGCAGTTCTGCCTGGAGGACGCGCTCTGCGGCGGCCTGCTGGTCCGCCGCCTGCTGGACGCCTGGCCGGAGCGCGAGCCGCTGCTGAACGACGCCGCCCGGGTGGGCCTGGCGCTGGCGGAGCGCTACGGCGCGGATCCGCGCGCCGGCCTGGAGGAATCCACCCACGGGCGCGGCCTGCAGTCCCTGGGCTTCGGGGCGGACCTGGAGCGCTGCGCGCGGGTGGACGAACTGGACCTGGTGCCCTTCTACCACGACGAGCAGATCACCCTGCGCCCGCCGGCGCCGGAGGTGGAGGAGGACGAGACCGCCGCGGTCGGGGAGATCCAGGGGTCCTCCGGGGCGGAGCAACGGGAGAATCAGGAGACGGCGTGA
- the gcvT gene encoding glycine cleavage system aminomethyltransferase GcvT, with the protein MSAKLTALNDRHLACGAKMVDFAGYRMPIQYGSMLEEHMAVRRKGGVFDVSHMGEFFVEGPDAEAFLDSVTVNNVAALAHGQVQYSALPTPEGGIVDDLLVHRIDDTHFLLVVNASNRDKDWAWLNQHKSGDVTLTDRSDEYSLLAVQGREAYQLVLELADQDLSDLPYYWFRMGSLRGIPLILARTGYTGERGFELYVKNEQAVALWDILLPELEKRGMGPVGLGARDSLRLEMKFALYGNDIDGSTSTLEADLGWITKLKKGRDFLGRDLLLRQKAEGLTRRLMGFEMTGRGIARHGQACYLDGTRIGTVTSGGHSPVLGKAIGMVYLDLPHDKLGLEFEVDLNGKRSAARVVGTPFVELDVPCR; encoded by the coding sequence ATGAGCGCCAAACTCACAGCTCTCAACGACCGGCACCTGGCCTGCGGCGCCAAAATGGTCGATTTCGCGGGCTATCGCATGCCCATCCAATACGGTTCCATGCTCGAGGAGCACATGGCCGTGCGCCGCAAGGGCGGCGTGTTCGACGTCTCCCACATGGGCGAGTTCTTCGTGGAGGGCCCGGACGCCGAGGCCTTCCTGGACTCCGTCACCGTGAACAACGTGGCCGCCCTGGCCCACGGCCAGGTCCAGTACTCCGCGCTGCCCACCCCGGAGGGCGGCATCGTGGACGACCTGCTGGTCCACCGCATCGACGACACGCACTTCCTGCTGGTGGTGAACGCCTCCAACCGCGACAAGGATTGGGCCTGGCTGAACCAGCACAAGAGCGGGGACGTGACCCTCACCGACCGCTCGGACGAGTACAGCCTGCTGGCCGTCCAGGGGCGCGAAGCCTACCAGCTGGTGCTGGAGCTGGCCGACCAGGACCTCTCCGACCTGCCCTATTACTGGTTCCGGATGGGCAGTCTGCGGGGGATCCCGCTGATCCTGGCCCGCACGGGCTACACGGGGGAGCGCGGCTTCGAGTTGTACGTGAAGAACGAGCAGGCCGTGGCCCTCTGGGACATCCTGCTGCCGGAACTGGAGAAGCGCGGCATGGGGCCGGTGGGCCTGGGGGCCCGCGACAGCCTGCGGCTCGAGATGAAGTTCGCGTTGTATGGGAATGACATCGACGGCAGCACCAGCACGCTGGAAGCGGACCTGGGCTGGATCACCAAGCTCAAGAAGGGCCGGGATTTCCTCGGCCGCGACCTGCTGCTGCGCCAGAAGGCCGAGGGTCTGACCCGTCGGCTGATGGGCTTCGAGATGACCGGGCGGGGCATCGCGCGGCACGGCCAGGCCTGCTACCTGGACGGCACGCGCATCGGCACCGTGACCTCGGGCGGCCACAGTCCCGTGCTGGGCAAGGCCATCGGCATGGTCTACCTCGATCTGCCCCACGACAAGCTGGGCCTGGAGTTCGAAGTGGACTTGAACGGCAAGCGCAGCGCGGCGCGGGTGGTGGGCACGCCCTTCGTGGAACTGGACGTGCCGTGCCGCTAA
- a CDS encoding peptidoglycan DD-metalloendopeptidase family protein, with amino-acid sequence MTWRDTPFRSRLGSVATLLAALLALGVHPLQPWAATRLDDTRSRLDSLAKEQSSQRERLGRLEGQEQAGLARLDQLEERGAARRRLRRQLEQELLLLETSQTLQQEELAALRVQLDSLGQRRTATGGERARVRSEAAALARRLFPLRRLDPLALLFQSASPPAAARSLRRLPWLGRGLERRLATLQALDAQLGQLQQAGDEASARGARHLANLERDGRRTRTARLEAQAELQRLEHEQTEQGRLLRSLRQDKELAAAQAERLRQAGQEVGRQVETLQRGWQERETRRESESRRQQAVSSRLGAAGAQDPPPAPTPTPKPTARSSASPPPARSAAEDVQAKSMTGKGLLAAKGRLPQPVSGRISRPFGARPDPTLGTVLDNPGVDYSCAPGAAVKSVHAGRVEKLTWVPGFGNTLLLSHGGDSWTVYAKLDEVQVREGQAVSAGQALGRAGRFDSAEQGALHFELWQGRQPQDPKLWLAR; translated from the coding sequence ATGACCTGGCGCGACACCCCCTTCCGCAGCCGCCTGGGCAGCGTCGCGACCCTCCTGGCGGCGCTGCTGGCGCTGGGCGTCCACCCGCTCCAGCCCTGGGCCGCCACCCGCCTGGACGACACCCGCTCGCGGCTGGACAGCCTGGCTAAGGAGCAGTCCAGCCAGCGCGAGCGCCTGGGTCGCCTGGAGGGCCAGGAGCAGGCCGGCTTGGCTCGCCTGGACCAGTTGGAAGAGCGCGGCGCGGCCCGGCGGCGGCTGCGCCGGCAGCTGGAACAGGAGCTGCTGTTGCTGGAGACCTCCCAAACTCTCCAACAGGAGGAACTGGCCGCCCTGCGCGTGCAGCTGGACAGCCTGGGCCAGCGCCGCACGGCCACCGGCGGCGAGCGCGCCCGGGTGCGCTCCGAGGCCGCCGCCCTGGCTCGGCGGCTCTTTCCCTTGCGCCGGCTGGATCCCCTGGCCCTGCTGTTCCAATCGGCCTCCCCGCCCGCCGCGGCCCGCAGCCTGCGCCGTCTCCCCTGGCTGGGTCGGGGTCTGGAGCGGCGGCTGGCCACGCTGCAGGCGCTGGACGCGCAACTCGGTCAGCTGCAACAGGCCGGCGACGAGGCCAGCGCCCGGGGCGCGCGGCATCTGGCGAATCTGGAGCGCGACGGCCGGCGCACGCGCACGGCGCGCCTGGAGGCCCAGGCGGAACTGCAGCGGCTGGAACATGAGCAGACCGAGCAGGGCCGACTGCTGCGCTCCCTGCGCCAGGACAAGGAGCTGGCCGCCGCCCAGGCGGAGCGGCTGCGCCAGGCTGGACAGGAAGTGGGGCGCCAGGTGGAGACCCTGCAGCGCGGCTGGCAGGAGCGCGAGACCCGCCGGGAGAGCGAATCCCGCCGCCAGCAGGCGGTGAGCAGCCGGCTGGGCGCGGCCGGCGCGCAGGATCCCCCGCCCGCGCCAACCCCGACCCCCAAACCCACCGCCAGATCCTCGGCCAGCCCGCCGCCCGCCCGTTCGGCGGCCGAGGACGTGCAGGCAAAATCCATGACAGGCAAGGGTCTGCTCGCAGCCAAGGGTCGGCTGCCCCAACCCGTGAGCGGACGCATCAGCCGACCCTTCGGAGCCCGCCCGGACCCGACCCTGGGCACGGTGCTGGACAACCCGGGCGTGGATTACAGCTGCGCGCCCGGCGCCGCGGTGAAGTCCGTCCACGCCGGCCGGGTGGAGAAGCTCACCTGGGTGCCGGGCTTCGGCAACACGCTGCTGCTCAGTCACGGCGGCGACAGCTGGACGGTTTACGCCAAGCTGGACGAGGTCCAGGTGCGCGAAGGCCAGGCGGTGAGCGCCGGCCAGGCGCTGGGCCGCGCCGGCCGCTTCGATTCCGCCGAGCAGGGCGCTCTGCACTTCGAACTCTGGCAGGGCCGGCAGCCTCAGGATCCCAAGCTCTGGCTGGCGCGCTAG
- the ricT gene encoding regulatory iron-sulfur-containing complex subunit RicT, whose amino-acid sequence MNFFEIQFKGNRRAAFTNPMGFPVKLGDHVIVNAEKGEDLGRVIQVSEVDRISQEEERDQVRTIVRKASPHDFQRKRRNLQRENRAEEVCRRLVTDHSLPMKVINVEYQLDGKKVTFFFTAEGRVDFRTLVRDLAGELRTRIELRQIGARDEARKFGGFGPCGQRQCCSTWLSRFDPVTTSMAKEQNLPLNPVKLSGNCGRLKCCLRYELDFYREELKRYPPLERAVETLRGAVFIEKIDIFNEDVLIRYSTGELESVSREDLLRLMDFDAAENHCEGACHREGVSAEEPAVPGVLVASAKPPRETAREPQREAPAAEPDDEEDGDAESADEPAEAGSPEGGAPAGPDDEARKRRRGRRGGRRNRKPGEGA is encoded by the coding sequence ATGAACTTCTTCGAGATCCAATTCAAGGGCAACCGCCGGGCGGCCTTCACCAACCCGATGGGCTTTCCCGTCAAACTGGGCGATCACGTGATCGTCAACGCCGAAAAGGGCGAGGACCTGGGACGCGTGATCCAGGTCAGCGAGGTGGACCGCATTTCCCAGGAGGAGGAGCGCGACCAGGTGCGCACCATCGTGCGCAAGGCCAGCCCCCACGATTTCCAGCGCAAGCGCCGCAACCTGCAGCGCGAGAACCGCGCCGAAGAGGTCTGCCGCCGCCTGGTGACCGACCACAGCCTGCCCATGAAAGTGATCAACGTCGAGTATCAGCTGGACGGGAAGAAGGTCACCTTCTTCTTCACGGCGGAGGGCCGGGTGGACTTCCGCACCCTGGTGCGGGACCTGGCGGGCGAGCTGCGCACGCGCATCGAACTGCGCCAGATCGGCGCCCGGGACGAGGCGCGCAAGTTCGGCGGCTTCGGCCCCTGCGGCCAGCGCCAGTGCTGTAGCACCTGGCTCTCGCGCTTCGACCCCGTCACCACCAGCATGGCCAAGGAGCAGAACCTGCCCCTCAATCCGGTGAAACTCTCCGGCAACTGCGGGCGGCTGAAGTGCTGCCTGCGCTACGAGCTGGACTTCTACCGTGAGGAGCTGAAGCGCTATCCGCCGCTGGAGCGGGCCGTGGAGACCCTGCGCGGCGCCGTCTTCATCGAGAAGATCGACATCTTCAACGAGGACGTGCTGATCCGCTACAGCACGGGCGAGCTGGAGTCCGTCTCCCGCGAGGACCTGCTGCGCCTGATGGATTTCGACGCGGCGGAGAACCACTGCGAGGGCGCCTGTCACCGCGAGGGCGTCAGCGCCGAGGAACCAGCCGTCCCCGGCGTGCTGGTGGCCTCCGCCAAGCCCCCGCGTGAGACAGCGCGCGAACCGCAGCGCGAGGCGCCGGCGGCGGAGCCCGACGACGAGGAGGACGGGGACGCGGAGTCCGCCGACGAGCCCGCCGAGGCCGGCAGCCCGGAGGGCGGCGCGCCCGCCGGTCCGGACGACGAGGCCCGCAAGCGGCGGCGCGGCCGGCGCGGCGGGCGGCGCAACCGCAAACCGGGCGAAGGCGCCTGA
- the metG gene encoding methionine--tRNA ligase, translating to MKPFYITTPIYYVNSDLHLGHAYTTVLADVFTRYHRLLGREAFFLTGDDEHGQKVLEAAQRQGVSPQELCDRMSVRFRELWQRLNVDYSHYIRTTDETHVALVSAMLQRLHDEGHLYAADYEGQYCVPCERFFTEKDLQDGNCPECGRPTELLKERNWYFRMSAFQEWLIAHIEGHPDFILPQSRRNEVLGFLRQPLRDLCISRNKERMSWGIELPFDRDYVCYVWVDALLNYVSGVGLGHDQAGFDRHWPADLHLIGKDILTTHCVYWPTLLHALGLEQPRSFLIHGWWLVGDQKMSKSVGNVVQPLDLIDRVGVDAFRFFLIREMVPWNDSSFGPELLVKRINTDLANDLGNLLSRVTNLAARHFDGQLPPAQGGTGEGVLRRSAEALLAGLPAQLQRGDLYGIVDQVFGLLKLGNQWMEQTAPWKLVKADRAAAGPVLADMAEVLRLTACLLAPVMPELCARLLERLGIPGTPTLADLAWHEIGVRRIQHGDPLVPRIDEEVFLAALAPVPGLAAPSAPVPAAVAAPAAAPASTPAADEGLIGFAEFGRAKLVAARILTAERVSGADKLLRLEIDCGDAEPRQIVAGIALDHAPEGLPGRMICVVRNLEPAKIRGIVSRGMLLAAKGPNGLALVNPGDVPPGTPIG from the coding sequence GTGAAGCCGTTCTACATCACCACGCCGATCTACTACGTCAACAGCGACCTGCACCTGGGCCACGCCTACACCACGGTGCTGGCGGACGTCTTCACGCGCTACCACCGACTGCTGGGGCGCGAGGCCTTCTTCCTGACGGGGGACGACGAGCACGGCCAGAAGGTGTTGGAGGCCGCCCAGCGCCAGGGCGTGAGCCCCCAGGAGCTCTGCGACCGCATGTCCGTCCGCTTCCGCGAACTCTGGCAGCGCCTGAACGTCGACTACAGCCACTACATCCGCACCACGGACGAGACCCACGTGGCGCTGGTGAGCGCCATGCTGCAGCGCCTGCACGACGAGGGCCACCTCTACGCGGCGGACTACGAGGGCCAGTACTGCGTGCCCTGCGAGCGCTTCTTCACCGAGAAGGATCTGCAGGACGGCAACTGTCCGGAGTGCGGGCGGCCGACGGAGCTGCTCAAGGAACGCAATTGGTACTTCCGCATGTCGGCCTTCCAGGAGTGGCTGATCGCCCACATCGAAGGCCACCCGGACTTCATCCTGCCCCAGAGCCGGCGCAACGAGGTGCTGGGCTTCCTGCGCCAGCCGCTGCGCGACCTCTGCATCTCGCGCAACAAGGAGCGCATGAGCTGGGGCATCGAGCTGCCCTTCGACCGCGACTACGTGTGTTACGTCTGGGTGGACGCGCTGCTCAACTATGTCAGCGGAGTGGGCCTGGGCCACGATCAGGCGGGCTTCGACCGGCACTGGCCGGCGGACCTGCACCTCATCGGCAAGGACATCCTCACCACGCACTGCGTCTACTGGCCGACGCTGCTGCACGCCCTGGGCCTCGAGCAGCCGCGCAGCTTCCTGATCCACGGCTGGTGGCTGGTGGGCGACCAGAAGATGTCCAAGTCGGTGGGCAACGTGGTGCAGCCGCTGGACCTCATCGACCGGGTGGGCGTGGACGCCTTCCGCTTCTTCCTGATCCGCGAGATGGTGCCCTGGAACGACTCGTCCTTCGGCCCCGAGCTGCTGGTGAAGCGGATCAACACGGACCTGGCCAACGACCTGGGCAACCTGCTGAGCCGTGTGACAAATCTCGCGGCGCGGCATTTCGACGGGCAGCTGCCCCCGGCCCAGGGCGGCACGGGAGAGGGAGTCCTGCGCCGCTCCGCCGAGGCCCTGCTGGCCGGGCTGCCCGCCCAGCTGCAGCGCGGCGATCTCTACGGAATCGTGGACCAGGTCTTCGGCCTGCTCAAACTGGGCAACCAGTGGATGGAGCAGACCGCGCCTTGGAAGCTGGTCAAGGCCGATCGGGCCGCCGCCGGCCCGGTCCTGGCCGACATGGCCGAGGTGCTGCGCCTGACGGCCTGCCTGCTTGCCCCGGTGATGCCCGAGCTCTGCGCCCGGTTGCTGGAGCGCCTGGGCATCCCGGGCACGCCGACCCTGGCGGACCTGGCCTGGCACGAGATCGGCGTGCGCCGGATCCAGCACGGCGACCCGCTGGTCCCGCGCATCGACGAGGAGGTCTTTCTGGCCGCCCTGGCGCCCGTGCCCGGGCTCGCGGCACCGAGCGCGCCGGTGCCGGCCGCGGTGGCCGCGCCGGCCGCCGCGCCGGCCTCGACTCCGGCGGCGGACGAGGGCCTGATCGGCTTCGCCGAGTTCGGCCGCGCCAAGCTGGTGGCGGCGCGGATCCTCACGGCGGAGCGCGTCAGCGGCGCGGACAAGCTGCTGCGGCTGGAGATCGACTGCGGCGACGCCGAGCCGCGCCAGATCGTGGCGGGCATCGCGCTGGACCACGCGCCGGAGGGGCTGCCCGGCCGGATGATCTGCGTGGTCCGCAATCTCGAACCCGCGAAGATCCGCGGCATCGTCAGCCGGGGCATGCTGCTGGCCGCCAAAGGGCCGAACGGGCTCGCGCTGGTGAACCCCGGGGACGTCCCGCCGGGCACGCCCATCGGCTAG